The Sphaerospermopsis torques-reginae ITEP-024 genome has a window encoding:
- the recA gene encoding recombinase RecA, whose amino-acid sequence MATNTADTGKQKALNMVLNQIERSFGKGAIMRLGDATRMRVETISTGALTLDLALGGGLPKGRVIEIYGPESSGKTTVALHAIAEIQKNGGIAAFVDAEHALDPTYAAALGVDIENLLVSQPDTGEAGLEIVDQLVRSAAVDIVVIDSVAALVPRAEIEGDMGDAHVGLQARLMSQALRKITGNIGKSGCTVIFINQLRQKIGVTYGSPETTTGGNALKFYASVRLDIRRIQTLKKGSDEFGNRVKVKVAKNKVAPPFRIAEFDIIFGKGVSTLGCLVDLAEETGILLRKGAWYSYNGDNISQGRDNAIKYLEEKPDFAEKIKEQVREKLDKGAVVSANSVSKTNEDEEEEDMELDEE is encoded by the coding sequence ATGGCAACCAACACAGCGGATACTGGCAAGCAAAAAGCACTGAATATGGTACTAAACCAGATTGAGCGCAGCTTTGGCAAAGGGGCGATTATGCGTTTGGGTGATGCTACCCGGATGCGTGTAGAAACAATTTCCACAGGGGCGCTAACACTGGATTTAGCTTTGGGTGGTGGTTTACCCAAGGGAAGGGTAATTGAGATTTATGGACCGGAAAGTTCTGGTAAAACTACAGTAGCCCTTCATGCGATCGCAGAAATACAAAAAAATGGCGGCATAGCTGCTTTCGTAGATGCAGAACACGCATTAGATCCCACCTATGCGGCTGCACTAGGTGTAGATATTGAAAATTTACTGGTTTCCCAACCGGATACTGGTGAAGCAGGTTTAGAAATCGTTGATCAGTTAGTACGTTCTGCCGCAGTTGATATAGTTGTCATTGACTCCGTAGCCGCCCTAGTACCCCGTGCGGAAATCGAAGGTGATATGGGTGATGCTCACGTAGGTTTACAAGCACGATTGATGAGCCAAGCCTTACGGAAAATTACAGGTAATATTGGTAAATCTGGTTGCACAGTTATATTTATTAACCAATTACGGCAAAAAATCGGTGTCACCTACGGTAGTCCAGAAACCACAACGGGCGGTAATGCGTTGAAATTTTATGCTTCCGTGCGTCTAGATATTCGCAGAATTCAAACTTTGAAAAAAGGTTCTGATGAATTTGGTAATAGAGTAAAAGTGAAAGTTGCCAAAAATAAAGTTGCACCACCCTTTAGAATTGCCGAATTTGACATTATCTTTGGTAAAGGAGTTTCTACCCTTGGTTGTTTAGTGGACTTAGCAGAAGAAACCGGCATTTTACTGCGTAAAGGTGCGTGGTACAGTTACAACGGTGATAACATTTCCCAAGGTCGAGATAACGCCATTAAATACCTAGAAGAAAAACCAGATTTTGCAGAAAAAATTAAAGAGCAAGTGCGGGAAAAACTAGATAAAGGTGCGGTTGTTTCTGCTAACTCTGTCTCGAAAACAAATGAAGATGAAGAAGAAGAGGATATGGAATTAGACGAAGAATAA
- a CDS encoding indolepyruvate ferredoxin oxidoreductase subunit alpha has product MPHTIVTEVCEGVADCVNACPVACIHEGPGKNVKGTDWYWIDFATCIDCGICLQVCPVEGAILPEERPDLQKIAE; this is encoded by the coding sequence ATGCCACATACAATAGTAACGGAAGTTTGTGAAGGCGTTGCTGACTGCGTAAATGCTTGTCCTGTAGCTTGCATTCATGAAGGACCTGGTAAAAACGTCAAAGGTACAGATTGGTACTGGATAGACTTTGCTACCTGTATCGACTGTGGTATCTGTTTACAAGTTTGCCCAGTAGAAGGGGCAATTTTGCCAGAAGAACGCCCCGACTTGCAAAAAATTGCAGAATAG
- a CDS encoding M67 family metallopeptidase yields the protein MREDIKSEESGVRSQESDNDLEIIKNHAEKSYPDECCGLILGDINSEFKTVVEVIPTENVWNTEKVNFPETQEEYSSRKRYAIAPFFMLQIQKEARNRNLNIIGIFHSHPDYPAIPSEWDRIYAWAEYSYIIVSVTKGKAGELNSFCLDDSHQFQQEIIEIV from the coding sequence GTGCGGGAGGACATTAAAAGCGAGGAGTCAGGAGTCAGGAGTCAGGAGTCAGATAATGATCTAGAAATCATTAAAAACCACGCTGAAAAAAGCTATCCTGATGAATGTTGTGGACTAATTTTAGGTGATATTAATAGTGAATTTAAAACAGTAGTAGAAGTCATTCCTACAGAAAATGTCTGGAATACGGAAAAGGTTAATTTTCCAGAAACTCAAGAAGAATATAGTAGCAGAAAAAGATATGCGATCGCTCCTTTTTTCATGTTACAAATACAAAAGGAAGCAAGAAACCGTAATTTAAATATTATTGGTATTTTTCATTCCCATCCTGATTATCCTGCTATTCCTTCAGAGTGGGATAGAATCTATGCTTGGGCAGAATATTCTTATATTATTGTATCAGTTACCAAGGGTAAAGCAGGTGAATTAAATAGTTTTTGTTTGGATGATAGTCATCAGTTTCAACAGGAAATAATAGAGATTGTCTGA
- the moeB gene encoding molybdopterin-synthase adenylyltransferase MoeB → MLNPNLDDIQLTKDDYERYSRHLILPEVGLEGQKRLKAASVLCIGTGGLGSPLLLYLAAAGIGRIGIVDFDVVDFSNLQRQVIHGTSWVGKPKIESAKNRIHEINPYCQVDLYETRLSAENALDIIRPYDVVVDGTDNFPTRYLVNDACVLLNKPNVYGSIFRFEGQATVFNYEGGPNYRDLYPEPPPPGMVPSCAEGGVLGILPGIIGVIQATETVKIIIGKGTTLSGRLMLYNALDMKFRELKLRPNPIRPVIEKLIDYEEFCGIPQAKAAEAKQQMDIQEMTVTELKALIDNGTQDFVLLDVRNPHEYEIAKIPGSVLVPLPDIENGDGVTQVKELLNGHRLIAHCKMGGRSAKALAILKEAGIVGTNVKGGINAWSLEVDPSVPQY, encoded by the coding sequence ATGCTAAATCCTAATCTGGATGACATCCAGTTAACTAAAGACGACTACGAACGCTACTCCCGTCATTTAATCTTGCCCGAAGTCGGGTTAGAAGGACAAAAACGCCTCAAAGCTGCCAGTGTATTATGTATAGGTACTGGTGGACTCGGTTCACCATTGCTGTTATACTTAGCAGCCGCAGGTATTGGCCGCATCGGTATTGTTGACTTTGATGTGGTTGATTTTTCCAACTTGCAACGTCAAGTTATTCACGGTACATCCTGGGTAGGTAAACCGAAAATTGAATCCGCAAAAAACCGCATTCACGAAATTAACCCCTATTGTCAGGTTGACTTATACGAAACTCGTCTCAGTGCGGAAAACGCTTTAGATATCATTCGTCCTTATGATGTCGTCGTTGATGGAACTGACAACTTCCCCACACGCTATCTAGTTAACGACGCTTGCGTATTATTAAACAAACCTAACGTTTACGGTTCAATCTTCCGTTTTGAAGGACAAGCAACCGTCTTTAACTACGAAGGTGGTCCTAACTATCGTGATTTATATCCCGAACCACCACCACCAGGAATGGTTCCTTCCTGTGCAGAAGGTGGTGTGTTAGGAATTTTACCGGGAATCATTGGCGTGATCCAAGCGACGGAAACGGTAAAAATTATTATTGGTAAAGGTACTACTCTCAGTGGGCGGTTAATGTTGTACAACGCCTTAGATATGAAATTCCGAGAGTTGAAATTACGTCCTAACCCCATCCGTCCGGTAATTGAAAAACTGATTGACTACGAAGAATTTTGTGGTATTCCCCAAGCAAAAGCAGCAGAAGCGAAGCAACAAATGGACATTCAAGAAATGACCGTTACGGAATTAAAAGCATTAATTGATAATGGGACGCAGGATTTTGTCCTGTTGGATGTACGTAATCCCCACGAGTATGAAATTGCGAAAATTCCTGGTTCTGTGTTGGTACCATTACCAGATATTGAAAATGGTGATGGTGTTACTCAGGTAAAAGAATTACTTAACGGACACCGTTTAATTGCCCATTGTAAAATGGGTGGACGTTCTGCCAAAGCTCTGGCTATTCTCAAAGAAGCGGGTATAGTGGGAACTAACGTTAAAGGTGGAATTAATGCTTGGAGTTTGGAAGTAGATCCTTCTGTGCCACAGTATTAA
- a CDS encoding ABC transporter ATP-binding protein — protein sequence MTNNYLLEVENVHAGYIKDVDILQGINFRVERGELVTVIGPNGAGKSTLAKTIFGLLTPHTGTITFKGEKINGLKSDQIVKKGMCYVPQIANVFPSLTIEENLEMGAFVRNVPLKPLKDKIFAMFPRLSDRRRQRAGTLSGGERQMLAMGKALMLEPSLLLLDEPSAALSPILVTQVFEQIKQINQAGTAIVLVEQNARKALEMADTGYVLESGRDAMSGPGRELLNDPKVGELYLGAGGH from the coding sequence ATGACTAATAACTATTTATTAGAAGTTGAAAATGTCCATGCTGGATATATTAAAGATGTCGATATATTACAGGGTATTAATTTTCGAGTTGAACGAGGAGAATTAGTAACTGTAATTGGTCCTAATGGTGCGGGTAAATCTACCTTAGCAAAAACAATTTTTGGACTTTTAACACCCCACACAGGTACTATTACTTTTAAAGGGGAAAAGATTAATGGTTTAAAATCAGATCAAATTGTGAAAAAGGGAATGTGTTATGTTCCCCAAATAGCTAACGTTTTTCCATCATTAACAATAGAAGAAAACTTAGAAATGGGGGCTTTTGTACGGAATGTTCCCTTGAAACCATTGAAAGATAAGATATTTGCAATGTTTCCCAGATTGAGCGATCGCCGTCGTCAACGTGCAGGAACTTTATCAGGTGGAGAAAGACAAATGTTAGCGATGGGTAAAGCTTTGATGTTAGAACCCAGTTTATTATTATTAGATGAACCTTCTGCGGCTTTATCTCCGATTTTGGTAACACAGGTATTTGAACAAATCAAACAAATTAATCAAGCTGGTACTGCGATAGTTTTAGTAGAACAAAATGCTAGAAAAGCGTTAGAAATGGCTGATACAGGATATGTTTTAGAATCAGGACGTGATGCAATGTCTGGACCTGGTAGGGAATTATTAAATGATCCAAAAGTGGGAGAATTATATTTAGGTGCGGGAGGACATTAA